The genomic stretch TAAACTAACTTTAATAAATGTAGACTAATAATGGTATCCTTGTTGTGAAGAAAAGGGTTAATGCACAAACACTTGATATATAATGAAACAAATTCAATATTCTTAACCCTAATATTTATAATGAGTTTGAATAAGTATAAACATTTGTTATATGAAATAAATTCAATATTCTATCTGAAACAGTTCGATGAAATTAGCGGCACCTGTGACCCGTGGCCGTGTGTAAGTTTTAGAAATTTCGTGGAAGGTATTATGTAAATTACTATCATTGAATGCAAAATAATGCAGTTCATCATAATATAGTTATCATAATGACCTTTCAAAGGTTCAAACCATTAAAAAAAGGTCCTtgaattgcataattaaaaaataaggtTCAAACCAATATAAAACTACGATTGAGTGTCGAAGGATATTTCTCAAGCTATGTCTCAAGAAATATCCTGGATATCAAGCTATGTCTTGATAACAAATTTTTGCATATATTATTGAGGCCCCATCTATTAAATACTATCTTATCCAAAAAGTCGCTCAATATATGAAACTACTCCCTATTTAGTTGACTATATGTAAAATGTATAGCGACATACTTATCTTTTTTTAGAGGTTTGTTAACGACaatttaatactaatactacttaataataaattaatatcatAGCCGAGGTAAGAAAATGTATTGCATTTTTAGGTATGTTCAGTTAACTTTTTAATCTATAAGGACATGCACAAACTGACCAAGGAAAGGAAAATTAAGTTTGATTGATacaaattgaatgaataatacattTTCATAGTCATAAATTCATAATGTTCACCGCTAATTCTACaagaataagaataaaatacAGTTTCCACAAAAATACAAGCAACCTTCGCAAGATGAACTTTGTAAATATCTGGTGGAGAAACCAGCAAATTCGGCATTAGTTAGGAAAAAAAGCCTAATGAGAAGGGTAATTAATTAGGGGATGGGCTATATATATATGGAACCAGATTCTCTCAAGCTACCTCCgtctataaaaaaatagataaaattgtaaatgatatgaattttaatgcGAAATTGGTAAGGTTTGAAAGATGGAAAAAAAGTGATGGAAGTAATGTTAATGAATTTTAGGGTCCACATTTAGAATGACATGTAGGttattatttgtttaaaacttttcatatttagaattGGTATAACTTTGGTGGACGgtccaaaatggtaaaattagtctatttttatggACAGAGGTAATATGTCGTTGGCTACCATGTTCGCACAATATATCTGACATGTCTAAGATGGTGGAAATCCGATCTAACAGAATCACTTTTGTAGCTATAGCACCCATGTCAATCCACTTTTTACTCCTCTGAATTCAGCTTCTACATTTGGAAGTGTAACCACCTTATGTTTCTTACTACGTCATGCCCCAAGATATCCTccaacaaaagtgaagtaaccTGTTGTGGAGCCATGCACTTCCAAATGCTTATGTTTTTCGAACACAATTTCATGTTCAAAGGTCCCTTTCAGGTATCTCATAATCTGAAGAGTTGCTTCTAGGTGATCAGCTTAAGGCCGGTACTCGAATTGATTTTAAACGAGCAACAAACGTTAGTTTCCACATGATTTGCAACATTGTATCAACTATACATACCATATATAGGTTCTAACTTTCTCCAGAAGCACCAAGTATTGTTGATAGTTGAGAATTAGTACAATTTATGAAGCCGGAACTGCGGAAGCAGAGACAAACGTCTCGCTGATCTGAAGGAGTTCGTTGGAGAGACCGGTAAAAACAGTATCACCTGTTTCAGTAGGGCTGAACTTAATAAGTGCTGCAGGAAGCAAATCCTCTTCTTCAAATGTGACTCCTCTCTCTCCTTCCATTGCTCACCAACTAATACAAGAAAAAGTTCACACTCAGTTAAAATTTTGTGTTATCTTTACTCAGTCAAAATAAAATGCTATAGACGATCACAGCTTTTGGCATATTTTGTTGAAGATAATTGGTTCAGTATATTCAGAGAAATTAGTTGAAGTGCAATAAAAGTTCATTCTCAAGGTACTAACAATAACATAAATCACAAGTATAGTAAACTGATTACTTATTCAAGTATACGAATGCATGTTTGGTAGGCATGTTAAAGTAGcacaagataattaattaagatgGGTTTTAAGATAAATATGTTATCTCACTCTTTTGGAATGTTAAATAATCCACCCTTTTGAACTAATTCACTCCGAGCCTTAGCGGGCCGAGATGGGCTTTGATGGCCTAACATGGCCTTATTTTATCTACCAAACAACCAATATAACTTATTTTAGCCTGAAGTACCACTCCGTCTCCATCAGGAAACTGTATTCTAACAACCATTTTATTATATTGCCTTCTTGGAGCTTTGGCCTGCTTTTCTCTATATGATTTAGGAACAAGAAGCTTAGATTCCGCTAACTTTTTCCTCCTCGACTTTGCTTCCCTTTTCACTTCTTCAGCGGAGAGGTTGTAGTAAGAATCAGGTAGCTCTATTCTTGCTTCTATGTGCTGATCAGGGACAGAAAAGAATACCCGAATCTAATTTTAAGAATGAGGAAAGTCATTAAAATTCACTCTCAGGGAAGAAAAGAGCACGAAAAGAAAAGATAGTTGAAGGAATATAAAGCCATGATCTGCTGTTAGGTGAACTCAACTCAAGATGGCATTTGTTACAAGTACTGAAGAATGATACCTCCGCCACAGAGAGTATGAAATCGGTTAGTGTTTTTTTGGGAGCAATGGGTTACTATGTGTAGCTTAAGGTTTGTAGTTGCTACAAAATAACTGAGATGAAACTTAGAAtaatagatagatagatagatatcATAAGGCAATTAATGTAACTGTCAAACTACATAATCAGAATATATGGCATCTCTATCATTGAGTAGGGTATAACATACATTATGAAACACTCTGAATAAAGAACGTTTTACGAGACACAATAGTTCAGTTCAGTTCAGTCCAATAGTCACCAGATTATGTGATCCCAAAAGCAGACAAAAATGTTGCATAAAGAAATTGAAATCTAATTCTATATTTAGTGTGTAGCAATAAACGCACTAATGACCGCTTCCTCATTAGGTAGTTCTTGCTCTTTATCTGTATATAATAAGGTTCTTACAGAATTTGTGCACCAACAATCATCAGTTATTCTGAGCAAAAGAATTGCAGCTATTTTTCTAACAAATTCTGAATCAGAAGTTTGACTGAGCTGCACAAGGGTAACTATATCTTCAAATATCAAAAGTTCAAAACATTTCATAAAGATTTCATCCAACGCAGTAACTCTGATGTATACCATAAAGACATAATCATAAGCTATTAGCTATATTTGATAAAGATGCAAACTCACCAGAGGAATCATGTATCCAAGGTAAGATAGTTCAAAGAGACAATCTACCAAACAAGGAGTTAACAAAGCTAGCAGGGTTATACTTATACCTGCCTATCAACTGGCTTCCTCTCAATAGGTTTCTCCAACTTAACTGGAGCAGCTGATGGTATGTATATCTTCCTCTTCCCCGTCGTGACCAATGACTCCAACGGATCGAACCCGTTTTCCCGGCTTCTCGTGTGGTGAACCCGTGGTCCGGGCTCTCTGGTCTCTTTATGCTCGGAAATAGTGTTTGCCTTTTGGATTGGAGGGCTTTGAATTAGACAATGCAGGTGGACACAGCACTGATTGTGATTGCGGTGACGTACTGAAAGATCCCAAAACTCCTCGAATTTGCCTGATGAAGATGATGTGAATGGGTTTTTGACTTTTCTTCATTTTATCTCACTTCATCCATTCTCCTACTTATTCACTCAACGATCACACTTAAGATTGTCAAAACAATACGATTGGTACTACGTTTTCGTGTGTATGGATTGTAGTAGATTCTTGGGGATATTATGGATTCCGGAAAATTTTGATTACTTGATGAGATTTTTGGGGGAAATTGATTGAATTCCATGGGTTGATTTAAAGGCAAATTTGTTTGAATTCTAGCATTGAGTTATCTGGTATCATGAATAGGTTTAGTATCAAATTACGAGTCGATTTAAGGCGATTCACAAACAAGACCTACTATAAAATTTAGTCTTGAAAAAAATTCTGTGACtatctttatttttgaattGAACTCACTGCTTTGGTCACTTAACAgaaaaaatatctcaatttcGGCATCGCTCTGGCTCTCTCATACACACACAatcacatacatacatacatacatgaaTCAATGAAGAAGTAAGCGAGAGATCATCTTCTGCACAGCTAATGAAGAAGGAAACGACAGATCATCTTCTGCACAGCTTCTTCAAACCAAATACCAATACACGACGTCTTCAATCACAAATTTTCCGCAGCCGTCGCACAACATCCGCCGCCGATGGCCTACCACTAGGCTGCCGCGACGTGCACGAAAGCGCCACGAGCAATAGCTCAACCACCGATTCCTCGCGGCCAAACAGACTCGGATCGATCACCGCAGCCGTCCCCTTCTCCTCGACCACCGTCTGCACCCAATCAGGAAGCGCCACGCCTTCCTCCGTCAGAATCCCGTCGGGCTCCCTTCCCGTCAGCAGCTCCAGCAGCAGCACCCCCAGCCCGTACACGTCCGCCTTCTGCGAACCCACGCGCGTGTCCAGCACCTCCGGCGCCCTGTACCCGTTCAGGCTCGAGCTCGACGCAACCAGCTGCGCCAGCCCGTACTCCGACACGCGCGCCTCGTAGTCCTCGGTGATGAACACGTTTGACGACCTGATGTTGCCGTGCACGGTCCCGGACCCCACCGAGTGGAGATACTCAATCCCCGATGCAACCCCCACCGCGATCCTGCATCTCGTTTCCAGCGACAGAGACTCATTCTTGTCATCGATAAAGATTACAGAgtctaagttttttttttttaatagtgAAAATGTTAtcaagagcatctccagtaagactggtcgtcaaatagccctcacatagccttcacactgccacatcatcagcactacaattctcctggcacatcagcttgccacatcaactggacatcaaatagcactcacatagccttcacactacctatccacatcactaataacaattatataatttaatttacactcgtatcaacatacggaatttaatttacgagacaaatacggaaaattcgaataataatattaaaacttaaaaagtacattaattttaaaaaaaagtataataatttaaaaaaaatacaaaaattaaaaagtacattaatttaaaaaagtaaaacaaaatcactcctcgccgccgtcctcgtctccgtcgtcgcccagcgcttcttcaccgtcgtcgccgccgcctccgtcgccacctacgccgcggctattcccgccggtgtccctcctcatcgccttcaattcttcacgctggctctggagcaatacacgaagaaaatccttcacctcggggtccaccgccgcttggaagtcggctaaggtcttcaccatttgagcgcgcgtttgttggcgcgcgaagaatttgagctcctcggtagacctgccgaggggggatgtcgaatggaccccctgggaactcggggtgcccccctcgcaacctgttgcgcccgcctttggccaaccgggcgaggtcggcgaccgaacgaacgaggagtcgggacctcctgggccgtctcggggaggtctgtcgaaccactgctgctgccgctataatctccggtatagttcagtttctgcctcttcggccagctagcgtcgacgcctgcccggaatttctccgactcgttgagcacaacgtagcagttccagtaggtgaactcatagtacttcttctgcggatcggggtaggctctctccgcaatcctcctgcagtcttcctctgtttggccactggtctgcatgcggagggcgttggcgtacaaacccgaaaattgagagacgccagacctgattcggtcccagcacttccggacctcctccccggtgcacggtctcccttcagggaaaaatgccctgtaggctgcggctaccttggcccacaagttgacgatcctctggttgttcgaaacgagaggatcgtcgtagacactcacccacgccttggcaaccgcaacgttctccgcgtccgtccacttccttcGGCCCCAGATTTCCGCCTCCgactgcgacgactcgccgaccttcttggccttgcccttcttcttaccccgccctactccctggctttgaatgagagtttccggaacctcgttcatatcaaaacccaagtccgctaaggagaaggtctccgtatactgtgcatccgttggggtcgatgtgtgcgaagaaccggtggaaaaatcaaaagtcggtcgataggcgttgtcccccccgtgcgtcccctgcgccgggggaatcatctgctgcgccggtggctgcatcccgggtgcccaccccggcatcatctgcatagggggctgcatgccgggtgcccaccccggcatcatctgctgccacgggtacatgttgtagtacctggtcatcggaggccaaccacctcctcCAGGAGctggggaagtatgggaccctaccccgggagtcggggccgtctgagaccctacaccgggaggcgggggagtctgagaccatcccccgggagtcactggagtaccttcgtagttgttctccattgctcgttattgatcttgaacagaaagtaaggtagagagagtactcgttaaaacaagtggtgcgaatgaaaatgacgttcaaagcgcgtatatatagtgttttcaaaagaaaaaaaaataaaaaataaaatctgacgccggtttgacgccgatccgggacccacaatggcgccgtgaggatcggcgtcggaaccggcgtcatcgcgcgaattggcatggccacgccgattttgacgccgttactggagatgctctaaaaatagaaaatgtacTAATTTTATAGGACAGACTAAGATTGCAATATATCTCACCATAAGAGTGGAGAGCGGCGGCGAGGCTGCCTTTGGGCATGGGGTGGTAGACAAGGAGCTTCTTGTTGAAGGATGTGAAGAGGCACAACCTCAAGCTAAAGTTGCAGTGATGGAGGATCAGAAAGCTGATACTAAAAGTGATGAATCGATGCATTCCATTGGTGCTCAAGATCCACGCAAGACCAGATGTACTGGATTCGTATCACTTGGATGCATAGCTGGAAAGAATCCAGCTAATGTGAAGGACCACGAGCGCTCATATAGGGACATGGCTGTACAAGTGATTGCTAGGTAGAATTAGTCAAGTTTCTGTTATGATTAGTCAGATAAATTGATGATTATCATTAGTGATTCTGATTTAGTAAAAGTTCTAGGTGCTTCTTGATAAGGCTATATATGTGTAAGGTGTATCGAACTTTCAAGGTAATGAGACAGTAGCTTTTCAATATTCCTCTTTCAGCTACAATGTATTCTGCTTTCCAGATATGTTTTCTCTCTGTTTCctttcatggtatcagagcaggatcaTCCTAATCCTGTCTCTGCTCTACATTTTTGCTTCCGTTTTATCTCTTTACCTAAAATGGCGGAATCAAGTGATTCGAACGCCACATCAATTCCCTTGTCGGCCTTGCCGGGTCTTACCCAAATACCACCCATTTCAGTCAAGCTGTctgatgaaaattttctgatCCTCCATCACTGCAACTTTAGCTTGAGGTTGTGCCTCTTCACATCCTTCAACCAAATGCAGAGAGGTAATCCACAGCAATCTTTCAAACAGAATTACTCTTTTAATCCTTCTGCGCATGTAGTTCAAACTCGAGCACCCTCTGCTGCTTCACACTCATTTGGGAATCAGTCGGAGTACAACTATGATGCAAGCTTATCCACCAGCTGGTATCCGGACTCAGGAGCTACAAATCATGTCTCAAATGATCTCAATAACCTTATCATCAGTACGGAGTATACTGGAGGTAAACATCTTGTGCTTGGAAATGGTGTTGGTGTACATATTGCCAATATTGGTGAATCTTACATTAAGCCTGATTCTAATAATTTCAATAGAAAACTTCATCTCAAAAATCTGCTTCATGTGCCTAATATTACCAAAAATCTTCTAAGTGTGTCCCAATTTGCCAAAGATAATCATGTTTTCTTTGAATTTCATCCTAACGTCTGCCTTGTTAAGGATCAAATTACCAAGGAAATCGTGCTCAAGGGAACCCTTGATAAGGGACTCTATCACTTCCTAGTTCATCACTCTCCAATCAAGAGAAGCAATAGCTCCAATTTCCCTTTCAATCAAGTTAGAGAAGTTCATGCTGCCTTCTCAGCAAATGTTCAAGAATCTTCTGTCAACAGCTTGTCTAAGTCATCTGCTAGCTTAGATATAGACTTGTGGCATAGGAGACTTGGTCATCCTAGTATTGATGTTGTTAAATTTGCTTTGAATAGCTGTAATCTTCCTTACCATTTAATGAAAACTTTTTCATTATGTCACTCATGTTGTGTCTCCAAGGCTCATAGATTACCATATTCTCCATCAAGTTCTGAGTTCAGTTCGCCTCTTGAACTTAtccatagtgatctttggggaccTTCCCCAATCATGTCGAGAAATGGTTATCTATACTATGTCTCTTTTGTTGACCATTTCAGTCGTTTTACATGGGTTTACTTATTGAAACATAAAAGTGATGTTGCTGGCGTGTTTAAACATTTCAAATCTATGGCTGAAAATCAGTTTAGCACCAAGATTAAGCTTTTTCAGTCTGATTGGGGTGAAGAGTTTCAGGCTTTAACTTCTTTTATGAAAGAGTGTGGTATCATTCATTGGATTTTTTATCCATAtacaccacaacaaaatggtCTTGCCGAGAGAAAGCATAGACACATTGTGGAAACTGGTCTAGCTCTTCTTTCTCAAGCTTCTCTTCCTCAAAAATTCTGGGATGATGCTTTTCTCATTGCTGTTCATCTAATCAACCTTCTCCCTGCCAAAACTATCAATAATATGTCACTATTTGAGAAGTTGTTCTCTTCCAAACCTGACTATACAACTCTCAAGGTTTTTGGATGTCTTTGTTACCCTTTGACTAGACCATATAATGCTCATAAACTGAACTACAGATCTGATCGGGCGATCTTCTTGGGATATAGTCCTTCACACAAAGGCAACAAAGCCTTACTTCCTAGTGGGAAAGTTATTGTAACAAGGGATATCGTTTTTGATGAAAGTgtatttccttctcaatcaaaATCTTTTGGAGATATCTCTGCTGTCAACAACATTCAGAACTTTCCTCATTCTCCGGCTTCTCCTGTGATCGTTGATAACACTCCACCTCTAGTTCAAACTGATCATGAAGCAGCCACCACTCCCACATTTACACTCATCTCATAACTCTTCATCTGCTGATATTGACTTATCTCATTCATCTGAAAATTCCACTCCCATTTCATCATGTGCAGATATCCATGTTTCACCAACCACTCATGATTCTAATAATGATCCACCTCCACTCCCTCAAAATGCCCAACTCACTCATCACATGACAACAAGATCCAAAGCAGGCATTTTCAAGCCTAAAGCCTATTCACTCACTGCCTCACCATACCTCATTCCAAGATCTGCTCTTGAAGCCATCTTGATCCCTATATGGAAAGCAGCAATGCTTGCTGAATTTCTTGCTTTGCTCAGAAATCGCACTTGGATCTTGACCACTCTTCCACCTGGGAAGAATCTGATAGGTTGTACCTggatattcaaattaaaaatgcATGTTTCTGGTGCCATTGCTAGACACAAAGCAAGGTTGGTTACCCCAGGCTTTTCTCAACAACCTGGATTTGATTTTACTGAAACTTTTAGCCCTGTGGTGAAACCCACAACTATCAGACTCATTCTCAGCTTGGCTGTATCTCTTGGTTGGTCTATAACTCATCTGGATGTCAATAATGCATTTCTAAATGGTGAGTTGGGCGAAGACATCTATATGAAACAGCCTGTTGGTTTTGAACAAGGTGGTCCTCATTTAGTTTGCAAGCTCAAAAAGGCCATATATGGTTTAAAACAGGCTTCACGCGCATGGTTTTTCACTGTTCATTCTGTTCTCATTAACCTTGGTTTCAACCAGTCCAAGGCAGATGCTTCCATGTTCTTTAGAAAGAAAGGTGATGAGGTGATCTATCTTCTAATCTATGTAGATGAGATGCTGGTAACAGGTAACTCTTCTTCATCCATCAAGACAGTTATTTCTCAGCTTAActctcatttttctttaaaagatcttGGGGAGGTAAGCTTATTTCTTGGTGTTGAAGTTGTGAAGACAGAGGCTGGTCTTCACCTTTGTCAATCAAATTACATCAAAGATCTTTTGAAGAAAGTAAACATGGTAGGTGCTAAAGGTTGTCCAACACCCATGGTTTCAACTTGTGAACTGAGCAAGTCAATTGGTGAGCCTCTTGAAAATCAGAAATTGTACAGAAGCACAGTTGGAGCTTTGCAGTATGCTACAATCACTAGGCCTGATATTAATTTTGCTGTCAATAAGGTAAGTCAATACATGGCTTCACCTTTAGACACACATTGGAAAGCCGTTAAAAGGATACTCAGGTATCTCTCTGGTACACTGGATTTTGGAATCCATATTAGAAAATCAAATGGTATTGTGACTGCTTTTTCGGACTCAGATTGGGCGGCTGATCTAGATGATAGGAGGTCCACTAGTGGTTATTGTACATATTTTGGAAACAAATTGATTTCTTTGTGTGTGAAAAAGCAAAATGTTGTGGCAAGGTCAAGTACAGAAGCTGAGTACAGGAGTCTTGCACAAGCTGCCTCTGAAGTGAGTTGGTTGAGTTCTTTGCTCAACGAGCTGAAAATTGAAGATAGAGGAGTTCCTGTCATATGGGTTGATAACATGAGTGCTATTGCTTTGGCTTCAAACCCAGTTCTTCATGCTAGAACCAAACATATCGAGCTTGATGTCCAT from Salvia splendens isolate huo1 chromosome 15, SspV2, whole genome shotgun sequence encodes the following:
- the LOC121766691 gene encoding probable inactive receptor kinase At3g02880 — protein: MLLITFSLLKKKNLDSVIFIDDKNESLSLETRCRIAVGVASGIEYLHSVGSGTVHGNIRSSNVFITEDYEARVSEYGLAQLVASSSSLNGYRAPEVLDTRVGSQKADVYGLGVLLLELLTGREPDGILTEEGVALPDWVQTVVEEKGTAAVIDPSLFGREESVVELLLVALSCTSRQPSGRPSAADVVRRLRKICD